The Pseudochaenichthys georgianus chromosome 8, fPseGeo1.2, whole genome shotgun sequence genome has a segment encoding these proteins:
- the dcaf7 gene encoding DDB1- and CUL4-associated factor 7, whose protein sequence is MSLHGKRKEIYKYDAPWTVYAMSWSIRPDKRFRLALGSFVEEYNNKVQLVGLEEESSEFVCRNTFDHPYPTTKIMWIPDTKGVYPDLLATSGDYLRIWRVSDTETRLECLLNNNKNSDFCAPLTSFDWNEVDPNLLGTSSIDTTCTIWGLETGQVLGRVNLVSGHVKTQLIAHDKEVYDIAFSRAGGGRDMFASVGADGSVRMFDLRHLEHSTIIYEDPQHHPLLRLCWNKQDPNYLATMAMDGMEVVILDVRVPCTPVARLNNHRACVNGIAWAPHSSCHICTAADDHQALIWDIQQMPRAIDDPILAYTAEGEINNVQWACTQPDWIAICYNNCLEILRV, encoded by the exons ATGTCGCTTCACGGAAAAAGGAAAGAAATCTACAAATACGACGCGCCATGGACTGTTTATGCGATGAGCTGGAGCATCCGGCCAGACAAACGCTTTCGGCTGGCACTCGGGAGTTTTGTGGAGGAGTACAACAACAAG GTTCAGCTGGTGGGTCTGGAAGAGGAGAGCTCAGAGTTtgtctgcaggaacacttttgaCCATCCTTACCCCACCACCAAGATCATGTGGATCCCTGACACCAAGGGGGTGTATCCGGATCTGCTGGCCACAAGTGGGGACTACCTGCGCATTTGGAGG GTCAGCGACACTGAAACACGTCTCGAATGTTTGCTGAATAACAACAAGAACTCTGACTTCTGTGCTCCCCTCACATCCTTTGACTGGAATGAAGTTGATCCTAATCTGCTAG GCACGTCCAGCATTGACACCACCTGCACTATCTGGGGACTGGAGACTGGTCAGGTATTGGGACGAGTAAACCTGGTCTCTGGACATGTGAAGACGCAGCTCATCGCTCATGACAAAGAG GTGTATGACATTGCGTTCAGTCGTGCAGGAGGGGGCAGAGATATGTTTGCCTCCGTGGGAGCCGACGGATCCGTCCGCATGTTTGACCTCCGGCACCTGGAGCACAGCACCATCATCTACGAAGACCCCCAGCACCACCCGCTGCTCCGGCTCTGCTGGAACAAGCAGGACCCCAACTACTTGGCCACTATGGCCATGGACGGCATGGAG GTGGTCATCCTGGATGTGCGTGTGCCGTGCACTCCCGTGGCTCGGCTGAACAACCATCGAGCTTGTGTCAACGGCATCGCCTGGGCCCCTCACTCATCATGTCACATCTGCACGGCAG CTGACGACCATCAGGCTCTGATCTGGGACATTCAGCAGATGCCCCGCGCCATCGATGATCCCATCCTGGCCTACACGGCTGAAGGGGAGATCAACAACGTGCAGTGGGCGTGCACGCAGCCGGACTGGATCGCCATCTGCTACAACAACTGCCTGGAGATCCTGCGTGTGTAA
- the ccdc47 gene encoding PAT complex subunit CCDC47 has protein sequence MRSTCVLMIPALLLLLALPLSRGRYNDDFDDGEDLADFDDNDFAEFEDMNEDQAAEAETAPPPRASPSSQPEEDEDEDEATVELEDGMDGFDDSETQDQDMYSKYDQEEFEGIGDMEKPGHSMKDPLIIHTVPAHLQNSWESYYMEILMVTGLLAYIMNYIIGKNKNSRLAQSWFNSHKELLESNFALVGDDGTSKDAVSTGKLNQENEHIYNLWCSGRVCCEGMLIQLKFLKRQDLLNVLARMMRPAGDQVQIKVTLNEEDMDTFVFAVGTKKSMAKLQKEMQDLSEFCGDKPKSGAKYGLPESLTILSEMGEVTDGVMDNKMVHYITNNADKIESIHFSDQFSGPKVMQEEGQPLKLPDTKKSLMFTFNVPGMGNTSPKDMDALLPLMNMVIYSIDKVKKLRLNREGKIKADRNRARVEENFLKQTHAQRQEAAQTRREEKKRAEKERIMAEEDPERQRRLEEAAQRRDQKKIEKKQMKMKQIKVKAM, from the exons atgcGAAGCACGTGTGTCCTCATGATACCGGCGCTCCTGCTCCTCTTGGCCCTTCCACTCTCCAGAGGACGCTACAATGATGACTTTGACGATGGTGAGGACCTAGCAGACTTTGATGACAATGACTTCGCTGAGTTTGAGGACATGAACGAAGATCAAGCTGCGGAGGCAGAAACTGCCCCCCCGCCTCGTGCCTCACCGTCCTCACAGCCTGAAGAGGACGAAGATGAAGATGAAGCCACTGTGGAGCTGGAGGATGGCATGGATGGGTTTGACGACTCGGAGACACAG GATCAAGACATGTACAGCAAGTATGACCAGGAGGAGTTTGAAGGGAttggagacatggagaagccaGGCCACTCCATGAAGGACCCCCTCATAATCCACACT GTTCCTGCACATCTGCAGAACAGCTGGGAGAGTTACTACATGGAGATCCTGATGGTCACCGGCCTGTTGGCCTACATCATGAACTACATCATTGGCAAGAACAAGAACAGCCGCCTGGCTCAGTCCTGGTTCAACTCTCACAAGGAGCTGCTGGAGAGCAACTTTGCTTTAGTGG GTGATGACGGCACCAGTAAAGATGCAGTCAGCACTGGAAAGCTGAATCAGGAAAATGAGCACATCTACAACCTGTGGTGCTCGGGACGTGTGTGCTGCGAGGGCATGCTGATCCAACTCAAG TTTCTGAAGAGGCAGGACCTGCTCAACGTGCTGGCCAGGATGATGAGGCCTGCCGGGGATCAAGTG CAAATAAAAGTGACTCTAAATGAAGAGGACATGGACACGTTTGTGTTTGCTGTTGGCACCAAGAAGTCGATGGCCAAGCTTCAGAAGGAGATGCAAGACTTG AGTGAGTTCTGCGGTGACAAGCCCAAGTCTGGAGCGAAGTATGGGCTCCCAGAATCCCTGACTATTCTCAGTGAGATGGGCGAGGTCACAGATGGCGTGATGGACAACAAG ATGGTGCATTATATCACCAATAATGCTGACAAGATCGAGTCCATCCATTTCTCGGACCAATTTTCTGGTCCAAAAGTTATGCAAGA GGAGGGTCAGCCCTTAAAGCTGCCTGACACTAAGAAGTCACTTATGTTTACATTTAATG TGCCTGGCATGGGCAACACCTCTCCCAAAGACATGGACGCTCTGCTCCCTCTGATGAACATGGTGATCTACAGCATCGACAAGGTCAAGAAGCTGCGTCTCAACAGAGAG GGCAAAATAAAGGCAGACAGAAACCGTGCCCGTGTGGAGGAGAACTTCCTGAAGCAGACTCACGCTCAGCGGCAGGAGGCAGCGCAGACTCGCCgggaggagaagaagagagCCGAGAAGGAGAGGATCATGGCTGAGGAGGACCCTGAGAGACAACGTCGACTGGAG GAAGCAGCCCAGCGACGTGACCAGAAGAAGATTGAGAAGAAGCAGATGAAGATGAAGCAAATCAAAGTGAAAGCCATGTGA